The following are encoded together in the Arcticibacterium luteifluviistationis genome:
- a CDS encoding SusC/RagA family TonB-linked outer membrane protein, translating into MKKFLLTMCLVSLSVFTFAQSMEVSGKVTSADDGIGLPGVSVTIQGTTRGTTSDVEGMYKLTAQKGATLVYSFVGMNSQSIVVGNQSTVNVSLSSDANQLSEVVVTALGVSREKKSLGYAVQEVGGDAVSTVKQQNFVSSLSGKVAGVQIRQNTSMGGSVNVLIRGNNSLASNNQPLYVVDGVPVSNYQGNTSAQGNGQTGFDYGNATSDINPEDVESISVLKGAAATALYGSRGANGVIMVTTKKGVARKGVGVSISSTLTTGSIDKSTFMNYQDKYGAGYSNYYYGNADGSFDAGDINGDGTLDDVVPTYEDASYGQKFDPNRMVYQWESFVPESENFGKAMPWVAAQNTPANYYFQQQTTLNNSISFNGGNENGTFRLGYTNLDNKDILPNSTQKRHNVNLNSTYKFGERITATTSVNYSRQATIGRFGTGYSGLNPMQSMRQWWQTNVDMERQEYFYNLTGRNVTWNQKDPIGGDTGPIYTDNAYWTRYENYQSDNRNRLFGNVNLNYKVTDWFNITGRVATDTYSELREERLAEGSNPIAFGINGSDETSGYQRVDINFTEMNYDIMGNFNHRFNDDFSLSGIIGTNIRTESRERIMLSTAGGLASPGIWSIGNSVNTPPLPQESLLEKQVNGYYASASLGYKDTYFLDISDRYDISSALPAGSNAYNYYAASGSFVFSNLIDANWLRFGKLRFGYAEVGNDTGALNVYDTYSRFDNFGSSIITSLPSTKNNAFLKPERTKSLEAGLELNTLGGRLGLDMSVYQVNTIDQILNVSQSTSTGYSSRYVNAGELSNKGIEIALTGTPIKVAGFSWDMNLNFAKNMNTVESLYGDVENIVLGSYQGGITVNATKGEQYGTIRGTGYAYDDNGNKLVDASGYYVAQADQVLGVAAPDFTAGLYNTLTYKGLSLGFLIDMSQGGEVFSLDTYYGFGTGLPDFTAGLNELGNEMRLPLDEGGGVLNEGVQADGSVNTVRARADYYGGNYYWGNSSRNPAEIHVYDASYVKLREASLSYSLPTKLYSNFANKISVGVVGRNLWIIKKHVPFADPESGLGSGNAQGYLTGSYPTVRSMGFNVKLDF; encoded by the coding sequence ATGAAGAAATTTTTATTAACCATGTGTTTGGTTAGCTTAAGTGTTTTCACTTTTGCTCAATCCATGGAGGTTTCTGGAAAGGTAACCTCAGCGGACGATGGCATCGGCCTTCCGGGCGTATCCGTCACCATTCAGGGTACTACTCGTGGTACAACTTCTGATGTAGAAGGAATGTACAAGCTTACTGCTCAAAAAGGAGCAACTTTAGTTTACTCTTTTGTTGGTATGAACAGCCAATCAATTGTAGTAGGAAATCAAAGTACTGTCAATGTTTCTCTTAGTTCAGATGCAAACCAGCTTTCAGAAGTTGTTGTTACTGCATTAGGAGTTTCAAGAGAGAAAAAATCATTAGGTTATGCAGTACAAGAGGTTGGCGGTGATGCCGTATCAACAGTAAAGCAACAAAACTTTGTAAGTTCACTTTCAGGTAAAGTAGCCGGTGTTCAAATCCGTCAAAATACTAGTATGGGTGGTTCTGTCAACGTTTTGATTCGTGGAAACAACTCTCTAGCATCAAACAACCAACCTTTATACGTTGTTGATGGAGTTCCAGTTTCTAACTATCAAGGTAACACCAGTGCTCAAGGAAACGGACAAACTGGTTTTGACTATGGTAATGCAACTTCTGATATTAACCCAGAAGACGTAGAAAGTATTTCTGTACTTAAAGGTGCAGCAGCTACGGCTCTTTACGGTTCTCGTGGAGCAAACGGTGTAATCATGGTAACAACAAAGAAAGGTGTTGCTAGAAAAGGAGTAGGTGTAAGCATCTCTTCTACGCTCACTACTGGTTCAATTGACAAAAGTACTTTCATGAACTATCAAGATAAGTACGGTGCTGGTTACTCTAACTATTACTATGGTAATGCAGATGGTTCTTTTGACGCTGGAGATATCAATGGTGACGGTACTCTTGATGACGTAGTTCCTACGTATGAAGATGCTTCTTACGGTCAAAAATTCGATCCAAACAGAATGGTTTATCAGTGGGAATCTTTTGTTCCTGAATCTGAAAACTTTGGTAAGGCTATGCCGTGGGTTGCTGCTCAAAATACTCCAGCAAACTATTATTTCCAACAGCAAACTACATTGAACAATTCTATATCGTTTAATGGTGGAAATGAGAACGGAACATTCCGTTTAGGTTATACTAACTTAGACAACAAGGATATTCTTCCTAACTCTACTCAAAAGAGACATAATGTAAACTTGAACTCAACTTACAAGTTTGGCGAAAGAATTACTGCGACAACTTCGGTTAATTATTCAAGACAAGCTACTATTGGTAGATTTGGAACAGGATATTCTGGTTTAAACCCTATGCAGTCTATGCGTCAGTGGTGGCAAACAAACGTAGATATGGAAAGACAAGAATATTTCTACAACCTAACTGGTAGAAATGTAACTTGGAATCAAAAAGATCCAATTGGCGGAGACACTGGTCCTATTTATACTGATAACGCTTACTGGACTCGTTACGAGAACTATCAGTCTGACAACAGAAATCGTCTTTTTGGTAATGTTAACTTAAACTATAAAGTAACTGACTGGTTTAATATAACTGGTAGAGTAGCTACTGATACTTATTCAGAGCTTAGAGAAGAAAGATTAGCTGAAGGTTCTAATCCAATTGCATTTGGAATTAATGGTTCTGACGAAACATCAGGATACCAAAGAGTTGATATCAACTTTACAGAGATGAACTATGATATAATGGGTAACTTTAATCATAGATTCAACGATGACTTCTCTCTTTCTGGAATTATCGGTACTAACATTAGAACTGAAAGCAGAGAAAGAATTATGCTTTCTACAGCAGGTGGATTGGCTAGTCCAGGAATATGGTCTATTGGTAACTCTGTAAATACTCCTCCTCTTCCTCAAGAGTCATTATTAGAGAAGCAAGTAAATGGTTACTATGCTAGTGCATCATTAGGTTATAAAGACACATATTTCTTAGATATATCTGATCGTTATGACATCTCTTCTGCTCTTCCTGCAGGTAGTAATGCTTATAACTACTATGCTGCTTCTGGTAGCTTCGTTTTCTCTAACTTAATTGATGCCAACTGGTTGAGATTTGGTAAACTAAGATTCGGATATGCTGAAGTTGGAAATGACACGGGAGCCTTAAACGTATATGATACTTATAGTAGATTTGATAACTTCGGTTCTTCTATCATTACGTCACTTCCTTCTACTAAAAACAATGCTTTCCTTAAGCCTGAAAGAACTAAGAGTTTAGAAGCTGGTTTAGAGTTGAATACATTAGGTGGTCGTTTAGGATTAGACATGAGTGTTTACCAAGTAAATACTATTGACCAAATTCTAAATGTTTCTCAGTCGACTTCTACGGGTTATTCTTCTCGTTATGTTAACGCTGGTGAATTATCTAATAAAGGAATTGAAATAGCTTTAACTGGTACGCCAATTAAAGTTGCAGGTTTCTCATGGGATATGAACCTTAACTTTGCTAAAAACATGAATACGGTAGAATCGCTTTACGGTGATGTTGAAAATATCGTATTAGGTTCTTACCAAGGTGGTATCACTGTAAACGCTACAAAAGGTGAGCAATATGGTACTATCAGAGGAACTGGTTATGCTTATGATGATAACGGAAATAAATTAGTTGATGCAAGTGGGTATTATGTAGCTCAAGCTGACCAAGTGTTAGGTGTAGCTGCTCCTGATTTCACAGCTGGTCTTTATAACACGTTAACATACAAAGGACTTTCTTTAGGCTTCCTAATAGATATGTCTCAAGGTGGCGAAGTATTCTCATTAGATACATACTACGGATTTGGAACAGGTTTACCTGATTTCACTGCTGGCCTTAACGAGCTTGGAAACGAAATGCGTTTACCACTTGATGAAGGTGGAGGAGTATTAAATGAAGGTGTTCAAGCTGACGGTTCTGTAAATACAGTAAGAGCTAGAGCAGATTACTATGGTGGTAACTACTACTGGGGTAACTCTTCAAGAAACCCTGCTGAAATTCATGTATACGATGCGTCTTACGTGAAATTAAGAGAGGCTTCTCTTTCTTATAGCCTTCCAACTAAGTTATACAGCAATTTTGCTAACAAAATTTCTGTAGGTGTAGTAGGAAGAAACCTTTGGATTATCAAGAAACATGTTCCTTTCGCTGATCCAGAATCAGGTTTAGGTTCTGGTAATGCTCAAGGTTACCTAACAGGTTCTTACCCAACGGTAAGAAGCATGGGTTTCAATGTGAAACTTGACTTTTAA
- a CDS encoding SusD/RagB family nutrient-binding outer membrane lipoprotein codes for MKKIVAILLFGSLLSCTDHFEELNTDKKSLASVPAESLFNNATERFYHIMNSNSVNYAVFKLYAQYQAQTTYPDESQYNMVTRNISANWYSRLYKDGLNDLKEAKRLLATQETNATTAPIQKNKLAIIAINEVQMYSTLVDLFGNVPYSTALDFENPSPSYDDAKTIYYDLFSKLDQAISDIDVNAAGFESKNDLINQGDVAMWKKAANSLKLRLAMRIADTDAATAQTMAESAVASGVFSELSDDLSMEYISAAPYTNPAYEDFVLSGRTDFVAANTIVDVMNEYNDPRRTAFFSSNLDGAYVGGTYGTTNSYPNSTQVGSYLQTSTSSGILISCSEVEFLRAEAAARGFNVGGTAEELYNKAVATSIMEWGGSQADADTYLAQDGVTYSATDWKQQLGTQKWISLFYNGGIEGWTTWRLFDFTGFNVPDGLAYSDIPNRLLYPTNEATLNGTAVKAAAAAIGGDTKQTKIFWDVN; via the coding sequence ATGAAAAAAATAGTAGCAATTTTATTATTTGGCTCACTTTTATCTTGTACAGACCACTTCGAGGAGTTGAATACTGACAAGAAAAGCTTAGCCTCGGTTCCTGCAGAATCGCTTTTTAACAATGCAACAGAGCGTTTCTACCATATTATGAATAGCAATAGTGTAAACTATGCGGTATTCAAATTATATGCTCAATATCAGGCACAAACAACATACCCTGATGAGTCTCAGTACAACATGGTTACTCGAAACATCTCGGCTAACTGGTATTCTAGACTATACAAGGATGGTTTGAATGATTTGAAAGAAGCGAAAAGGTTACTTGCAACTCAAGAAACCAATGCAACGACTGCTCCAATTCAAAAGAACAAGCTTGCAATTATCGCTATTAACGAAGTACAAATGTACTCGACCTTAGTTGATCTATTCGGCAACGTTCCTTACTCTACTGCTTTGGATTTTGAAAACCCAAGCCCATCATACGATGACGCCAAAACAATTTACTATGACTTGTTTTCTAAATTAGATCAAGCCATTTCTGATATTGACGTTAACGCTGCTGGTTTTGAGTCTAAAAACGACTTGATTAATCAAGGAGATGTAGCTATGTGGAAAAAAGCAGCCAATTCTTTGAAACTGCGTTTAGCTATGCGTATTGCGGATACTGATGCAGCTACTGCTCAGACTATGGCTGAATCAGCTGTAGCTTCAGGAGTATTCTCTGAATTATCTGATGATCTTTCTATGGAATATATTAGTGCTGCACCTTACACAAACCCTGCTTATGAGGATTTCGTGTTAAGTGGTCGTACTGACTTTGTTGCAGCAAATACAATTGTTGATGTAATGAATGAGTATAACGATCCAAGAAGAACTGCTTTTTTCAGCTCTAACTTAGACGGTGCATACGTTGGAGGTACTTATGGTACTACTAACTCTTACCCAAACTCTACTCAAGTTGGAAGCTATTTACAAACATCTACTTCTTCTGGTATTCTTATCAGTTGTTCTGAAGTAGAATTCCTTAGAGCTGAAGCTGCTGCACGTGGCTTTAATGTAGGAGGAACTGCTGAAGAACTTTATAACAAAGCCGTTGCTACTTCTATCATGGAGTGGGGTGGTTCTCAAGCTGATGCTGATACTTATTTAGCTCAAGATGGCGTAACTTATTCTGCTACAGATTGGAAACAACAGTTAGGTACTCAAAAATGGATTTCTCTTTTCTATAACGGTGGTATAGAAGGATGGACTACTTGGAGACTATTTGACTTTACTGGATTCAATGTACCAGACGGTCTTGCATATTCAGATATCCCAAATAGATTATTGTACCCAACTAATGAGGCTACATTAAACGGTACTGCTGTTAAAGCTGCTGCCGCTGCTATTGGTGGAGACACTAAGCAAACTAAAATATTCTGGGACGTTAACTAA
- a CDS encoding metallophosphoesterase: MQRTVLLTLFLILFLVIDWYIFSGVKQLIKPLSQNSQRIITILYWAIPIISILMVILGFFVYAERLTFQTRTFLASFVLIIYLSKIFAAVILLIGDITLLFRKAYAWIQSSFTNNGDVIKDSSEQTISRSEFITKTALAVGGAHIGVMTWGIISGAHDYRIKRVPLKLTNLPQQFHGLKLIQISDIHSGSFFNKTAVEGGVDMILNEKPDMVFFTGDIVNNKAEELNDYFDIFKRIQAPLGVYSTLGNHDYGDYVQWTSEEAKIQNIKDLMEAHRLMNWNLLMDEHKEIKVDGDSLGILGIQNWGHGFAQYGNLEKALLNTDQLSTKLLLSHDPTHWRHQVLDKTNIDASFAGHTHGMQYGVEIGGFKWSPAGFRYKEWAGLYKENEQQLYINRGYGYLGYPGRVGILPEITVFELTKA; the protein is encoded by the coding sequence ATGCAAAGAACTGTTCTACTTACCCTCTTTCTCATTCTATTCTTGGTAATAGATTGGTATATATTCTCTGGTGTAAAACAACTCATAAAACCACTATCCCAGAATAGCCAAAGGATTATTACCATACTTTACTGGGCCATCCCTATCATAAGCATACTAATGGTAATTTTAGGTTTCTTTGTATACGCTGAAAGGTTAACTTTTCAAACCCGAACCTTTCTAGCCTCTTTTGTATTGATAATCTACTTATCTAAAATTTTCGCTGCTGTCATTCTACTAATAGGTGATATAACGCTTCTTTTCCGTAAAGCCTACGCCTGGATTCAGTCATCTTTTACTAACAATGGCGATGTAATAAAGGATTCTTCGGAACAAACAATTAGTAGATCAGAGTTTATTACCAAAACAGCCTTGGCTGTTGGAGGAGCTCACATTGGTGTTATGACATGGGGCATCATTTCCGGTGCACATGATTATAGAATCAAAAGAGTTCCTTTGAAACTGACCAACTTGCCACAGCAGTTTCATGGCCTTAAACTTATACAAATATCAGATATTCATTCAGGCAGTTTTTTTAATAAAACAGCTGTAGAAGGTGGTGTTGACATGATACTTAACGAGAAGCCCGACATGGTCTTTTTCACGGGCGACATCGTCAACAACAAGGCCGAAGAACTGAATGACTACTTTGATATATTTAAGCGAATACAAGCTCCGCTAGGCGTTTATTCTACCTTAGGAAATCATGATTATGGTGACTATGTACAATGGACAAGCGAAGAAGCCAAAATCCAGAACATAAAAGACCTGATGGAAGCCCACAGATTGATGAATTGGAACCTTTTAATGGATGAACATAAGGAAATAAAGGTGGATGGCGATAGCCTTGGTATACTAGGAATACAAAACTGGGGACATGGTTTTGCTCAATATGGCAACCTAGAAAAAGCTCTTTTAAACACTGACCAGCTTTCTACTAAACTCTTGCTTTCTCACGATCCAACACATTGGAGGCATCAGGTTCTCGATAAAACAAATATTGACGCATCATTCGCTGGTCATACGCACGGTATGCAATATGGTGTAGAAATAGGTGGTTTCAAATGGAGCCCTGCTGGCTTTAGGTATAAAGAATGGGCTGGCTTATATAAAGAAAACGAACAACAACTTTACATAAACAGAGGCTATGGTTATCTAGGATATCCAGGACGAGTTGGAATCCTTCCAGAAATTACTGTTTTTGAATTAACTAAGGCATAA
- a CDS encoding MATE family efflux transporter — MFSKEYFQEVKTSLNLAFPIVIAQLGVVLMSVSDNIMIGRFLGKEALAAAGLSNSVAFLIAAIAVGGFPVISPLLSKHFAAKNSSKMVETFTSSISIAIIYSVFLTAISIALLMNFDILGQTDNINRLSKPFFFIIIISNIPLFLFLALKQTFDGLSLPKVSMIITFLGLSLNLLLNYALINGFGFIPKIGLNGAAYSTLIVRVIMFIALLLALIFLNKVRHVIPPKLNLLKSKEQTLRLLKLSIPSGLQFLFEIGAFSVAVIMMGWISEDALAAHQIAINISATTYMTATGIAFSGAIRVGHAVGLESMPKLRLASNVSYTLVSIFMTVTMLLILIFNEQLISLYIQDSDIISLAKPLLAIAAVFQLSDGIQAVALGNLRGISDVKIPAYITFIAYWIISLPLGYLLAFHTKLGAAGIWYALLIGLSFAAIFLCLRFYKALKNERLIFES, encoded by the coding sequence ATGTTCTCCAAAGAATACTTTCAAGAAGTAAAAACTAGCTTAAACTTAGCTTTTCCTATTGTAATTGCTCAGCTCGGTGTTGTACTCATGAGTGTTTCCGACAATATCATGATAGGACGATTTTTAGGAAAAGAAGCTCTTGCTGCCGCTGGATTATCTAATTCGGTTGCCTTTCTAATAGCCGCTATAGCTGTTGGTGGTTTCCCTGTAATTTCTCCTTTGTTATCAAAGCATTTTGCTGCCAAGAACTCAAGCAAAATGGTAGAGACCTTTACTTCTTCTATCTCTATAGCTATAATTTACTCCGTATTCCTTACAGCTATCAGTATAGCACTATTGATGAATTTTGATATTCTAGGTCAGACCGATAATATTAATCGTTTGTCAAAACCATTCTTTTTCATAATCATCATTTCCAATATTCCTCTATTTCTTTTCTTAGCCCTTAAACAGACCTTTGATGGCCTTTCTCTGCCAAAAGTCTCTATGATAATCACATTCCTTGGGCTGAGCCTTAACTTGCTATTAAACTACGCCCTAATAAATGGCTTTGGATTTATTCCTAAAATCGGTTTAAACGGTGCCGCCTATTCCACACTTATTGTAAGGGTAATAATGTTTATTGCTCTTCTTTTAGCATTAATCTTCCTCAATAAAGTAAGACATGTTATTCCACCGAAACTGAATCTATTAAAAAGTAAAGAGCAAACGCTGCGTCTCTTGAAATTAAGCATTCCGAGCGGTTTGCAGTTTTTATTTGAAATAGGAGCATTCTCAGTTGCTGTAATTATGATGGGTTGGATTAGCGAAGATGCATTAGCTGCTCATCAAATTGCTATTAATATATCAGCTACCACTTATATGACCGCTACAGGTATTGCTTTTTCCGGTGCAATAAGAGTTGGCCATGCGGTTGGCCTAGAAAGCATGCCTAAGCTACGTTTAGCCTCAAATGTATCCTACACACTCGTAAGCATATTTATGACCGTAACAATGCTTCTTATACTCATTTTTAATGAGCAATTAATTTCTCTTTATATTCAAGACTCAGACATAATAAGTCTCGCGAAACCACTACTAGCAATTGCGGCCGTATTCCAATTGTCTGACGGAATTCAAGCAGTTGCCTTGGGCAATTTACGAGGCATATCAGATGTTAAAATACCTGCCTATATAACGTTTATTGCCTATTGGATAATTTCTCTTCCTTTGGGATACTTGTTAGCCTTTCATACTAAGCTAGGTGCAGCTGGTATATGGTACGCCCTTCTGATAGGTTTAAGTTTTGCAGCCATTTTCCTTTGTCTACGTTTCTATAAAGCTTTAAAAAATGAACGGCTGATTTTTGAATCTTAA
- a CDS encoding M48 family metalloprotease, which yields MGRSSGLKMRLILGVIMGVIALVSYYGKTQENPLTGESQQVGMSPEQEVAMGLQSAPQMAQEYGGLYPDNNIQQQVKTVGNRIVKSFNNELATRGIQNPYRFDFHVLRDDKTVNAFALPGGQIFITAGLLSRLSTEDQLAGVLGHEVGHVIHRHSAQQMAQSDFFQGLAGAATAVGGSYGTSEIANYVAQVKMMKFGRDDELESDEFGVGYMMDAGYNAEAMIEVMEILAEAGGGEMDRDEFMSSHPSPANRIQKIKDHIQNYRSK from the coding sequence ATGGGACGATCTTCCGGACTTAAAATGAGGCTCATTTTAGGTGTTATTATGGGTGTAATAGCATTAGTGAGTTATTATGGTAAAACACAGGAAAATCCATTGACAGGAGAAAGTCAGCAGGTTGGTATGAGTCCCGAGCAGGAAGTTGCTATGGGTTTACAATCGGCTCCTCAAATGGCTCAGGAGTACGGAGGTTTATATCCTGATAATAATATTCAGCAGCAGGTTAAAACTGTTGGGAATAGAATAGTAAAGAGTTTTAATAATGAATTAGCTACGCGGGGAATCCAAAACCCATATAGGTTTGACTTTCATGTTTTAAGAGATGACAAGACGGTTAATGCCTTTGCTCTGCCCGGTGGGCAAATCTTTATTACAGCAGGCTTATTGAGCCGCCTTTCTACGGAAGACCAATTGGCTGGAGTTTTGGGACATGAAGTAGGACATGTAATTCACAGGCATTCTGCTCAGCAAATGGCTCAAAGTGATTTTTTTCAAGGACTAGCAGGAGCCGCAACGGCCGTTGGTGGTAGCTATGGTACATCGGAAATAGCCAATTATGTGGCTCAAGTGAAAATGATGAAGTTTGGAAGAGATGATGAACTGGAGTCTGATGAATTTGGTGTAGGTTATATGATGGATGCTGGCTATAACGCGGAAGCCATGATTGAGGTAATGGAAATACTAGCAGAAGCGGGTGGGGGAGAAATGGATAGGGATGAGTTTATGAGTTCACACCCAAGTCCAGCTAATAGAATTCAAAAGATAAAGGATCATATCCAGAATTATCGCTCTAAATAA
- a CDS encoding ribonucleotide-diphosphate reductase subunit beta, which produces MTDQELKVSEPLLIEDPQRFVIFPIKHNDIWQFYKNAEASFWTAEELDLSQDLTDWDNLNDGERHFISNVLAFFAASDGIVNENLAVDFISNVQYAEAKCFYGFQIAIENIHAEVYSLLIDTYIKDDKEKDRLLNAMEHIPCVKKKADWAMRWIDNGNFVERLIAFAVVEGIFFSGSFCSIFWLKKRGLMPGLAFSNELISRDEGMHRDFACLLYTDHIKNQMKDDDVYDIIKDAVEIEKEFVSDALPVSLIGMNSVLMCQYIEFVADHLLEQLNLKKIYNSSNPFDFMELISLQGKTNFFEKRVGEYQKAGVTSDKESQSFSLDEDF; this is translated from the coding sequence ATGACAGACCAAGAACTAAAAGTTTCTGAACCTTTATTAATTGAGGATCCGCAGCGATTCGTCATATTTCCAATAAAGCACAATGATATATGGCAGTTTTACAAAAACGCTGAGGCCTCTTTTTGGACCGCGGAAGAGTTAGATTTATCTCAAGACTTAACAGATTGGGACAACCTAAACGATGGTGAAAGACACTTCATCTCAAATGTTTTAGCATTTTTTGCAGCTTCCGATGGAATCGTAAATGAAAATCTGGCAGTTGATTTCATATCCAATGTACAGTATGCCGAAGCCAAATGCTTCTATGGTTTTCAGATTGCGATTGAAAACATCCATGCCGAAGTATATTCTTTACTTATAGATACTTACATCAAAGACGATAAAGAAAAAGACAGATTGCTAAATGCAATGGAGCATATACCATGCGTTAAGAAAAAAGCAGACTGGGCTATGCGATGGATTGATAATGGAAATTTTGTAGAAAGACTCATAGCATTTGCTGTGGTAGAAGGCATCTTCTTTTCTGGCTCTTTCTGTTCTATATTTTGGCTAAAGAAAAGAGGTTTAATGCCAGGTTTGGCTTTCTCTAACGAATTAATTTCTAGGGATGAGGGAATGCACCGAGATTTCGCTTGCTTGCTTTATACAGACCACATCAAAAATCAGATGAAAGATGATGATGTTTATGACATCATTAAAGATGCTGTAGAGATTGAAAAAGAGTTTGTAAGCGACGCTCTTCCAGTTTCCCTAATAGGTATGAACTCCGTCCTGATGTGTCAATACATCGAATTTGTGGCTGACCACTTGTTAGAGCAATTGAACTTGAAAAAAATATATAACTCTAGCAATCCATTTGACTTTATGGAGTTAATATCACTACAAGGAAAAACTAATTTCTTTGAGAAACGCGTAGGAGAATATCAAAAAGCGGGTGTTACATCCGACAAAGAATCTCAGTCGTTTTCTCTAGACGAAGACTTTTAA